A stretch of Lathyrus oleraceus cultivar Zhongwan6 chromosome 6, CAAS_Psat_ZW6_1.0, whole genome shotgun sequence DNA encodes these proteins:
- the LOC127093789 gene encoding secreted RxLR effector protein 161-like: protein MNYWKVAKKVLRYLKGTKGYMLMYRQTDNLDVIGYSDSDFADCVDSRKSTSGYIFMMVDRAISWRSTKQILVATSTMEVEFVSCFEATSHGVWLKSFISGLRIMDSISKPLKIFCDNSVAVFMAKNNKSGSRSKHIDIKYLAIRERVKDKIVVINHISTV, encoded by the coding sequence ATGAATTACTGGAAAGTTGCAAAGAAGGTGTTGAgatatcttaaaggaacaaaaggTTACATGCTAATGTATAGGCAGACGGACAATCTTGATGTGATCGGCTATTCAGACTCCGACTTTGCTGATTGTGTTGATTCTCGCAAATCAACATCAGGATATATTTTTATGATGGTTGATAGAGCTATTTCATGGAGAAGTACTAAGCAAATCTTGGTTGCTACTTCTACTATGGAAGTCGAGTTTGTCTCTTGTTTTGAGGCTACTTCTCATGGTGTATGGCTTAAGAGTTTTATTTCTGGGCTTAGAATCATGGACTCGATTTCTAAACCTCTGAAGATTTTTTGCGATAATTCAGTAGCTGTCTTTATGGCTAAGAACAATAAAAGTGGaagtcgaagcaagcacatcgacaTAAAGTATTTAGCCATTAGAGAAAGAGTTAAAGATAAAATAGTAGTTATTAATCACATTAGTACTGTTTAA